A stretch of Carya illinoinensis cultivar Pawnee chromosome 14, C.illinoinensisPawnee_v1, whole genome shotgun sequence DNA encodes these proteins:
- the LOC122293477 gene encoding uncharacterized protein LOC122293477 has protein sequence MQPNMVAFYKETHWSTRKGKFINEATELNYNIMMERLAEKESDEDLEEAASTIFKEVLGNKSGYTSGMGHMVIPEPSPSMQKSRAFIRLSEENQRNKSDAEMYKSKLDGMMADIVELRRNFSEHEKLLMSYQNTDLPSGIESHRETQLDD, from the exons ATGCAGCCAAATATGGTGGCCTTCTATAAGGAGACCCATTGGTCAACACGGAAAGGAAAATTCATAAATGAAGCTACTGAACTCAATTAT AATATAATGATGGAGAGGTTAGCTGAGAAAGAGTCCGACGAGGATCTTGAAGAAGCAGCTTCCACCATCTTCAAAGAAGTCTTGGGCAACAAATCTGGATACACGTCTGGTATGGGGCACATGGTGATTCCAGAACCATCTCCTTCAATGCAAAAGAGTAGAGCTTTCATTCGTCTCTCGGAGGAGAATCAAAGGAACAAGAGCGATGCTGAAATGTACAAAAGCAAACTGGATGGAATGATGGCTGATATTGTAGAATTGAGGAGGAATTTTTCAGAGCATGAGAAGCTTTTGATGAGCTATCAGAACACTGATTTACCCTCCGGTATtgagtctcatagagagactcagCTGGATGATTAG